A single window of Neisseria sp. KEM232 DNA harbors:
- the aroG gene encoding 3-deoxy-7-phosphoheptulonate synthase AroG: MTKKNRTDDIRISGIAELLPPIAHLYELPAGDAAQELVAGTRRQIADIVHGRDKRLLAIIGPCSIHDPAAALEYARKLLPLKKQYEQELLIVMRVYFEKPRTTVGWKGLINDPHLDGTFDINYGLRQARRLLLDLNNLGMPASTEFLDMITPQYYADLISWGAIGARTTESQVHRELASGLSCPVGFKNGTDGNLKIAIDAIGAASHPHHFLSVTKAGHSAIVHTAGNPDCHVILRGGKEPNYESRFVREASEQLTKAGVTPKLMVDCSHANSRKDYTRQMEVARDVAQQLKNGENDIMGVMVESHLVEGRQDKPEIYGQSITDACIGWDTTEELLALLADANRSRV; the protein is encoded by the coding sequence ATGACCAAAAAAAACCGCACCGACGACATCCGCATCAGCGGCATCGCCGAACTCCTCCCCCCCATCGCCCACCTTTACGAGCTGCCCGCAGGCGACGCCGCGCAGGAACTCGTCGCCGGCACCCGCCGCCAAATCGCCGACATCGTCCACGGCCGCGACAAACGCCTGCTCGCCATCATCGGCCCCTGCTCCATCCACGACCCCGCCGCCGCCCTCGAATACGCGCGAAAGCTGCTGCCGCTGAAAAAACAATACGAACAGGAGCTGCTCATCGTCATGCGCGTTTACTTTGAAAAACCGCGCACCACCGTCGGCTGGAAGGGCCTGATTAACGACCCCCATCTGGACGGCACTTTCGACATCAACTACGGCCTGCGTCAGGCGCGCCGCCTGCTGCTCGATCTCAACAATCTCGGCATGCCCGCGTCCACCGAGTTTCTCGACATGATTACGCCGCAGTATTACGCCGACCTGATTTCCTGGGGCGCTATCGGTGCGCGCACCACCGAAAGTCAGGTGCACCGCGAGCTTGCCAGCGGCCTCTCCTGCCCCGTCGGCTTCAAAAACGGCACCGACGGCAACCTCAAAATCGCCATCGACGCCATCGGCGCCGCCAGCCATCCGCACCACTTTTTGTCCGTTACCAAAGCGGGGCATTCCGCCATCGTCCACACCGCAGGCAACCCCGACTGCCACGTTATCCTGCGCGGCGGCAAAGAGCCGAACTACGAAAGCCGCTTCGTGCGGGAAGCGTCGGAGCAACTGACCAAAGCGGGCGTCACCCCCAAGCTGATGGTCGACTGCAGCCACGCCAACAGCCGCAAAGACTACACCCGCCAGATGGAAGTCGCCCGCGACGTGGCGCAGCAGCTCAAAAACGGCGAAAACGACATCATGGGCGTGATGGTTGAAAGCCACCTCGTCGAAGGCCGTCAGGACAAACCCGAAATCTACGGCCAAAGCATCACCGACGCCTGCATCGGCTGGGACACTACCGAAGAGCTGCTCGCCCTGTTGGCCGACGCCAACCGCAGCCGCGTTTGA
- a CDS encoding DegV family protein, giving the protein MSAPLTEPPIRCAVVATSTGSLDELSGLDDLLYILRLNIHMNGLVYADGLDLHPEAFYQSQTENPEGETRTSPPAEAAVRALFRQIRDAGYREIIVTTLSGRISDTVDTVRKVAAETARDIQTYIVDTGTACIAEGHFALEAVKLLRQGFAAADVVEHLERLKPGAEIVFSVHSLAHLRRLPHLNTTEKFVAGLLDLKPVLRFYDGQFSRVDIGRKTENTLDALVESAAAALRQKPVRLYGLYGGNRALYENLAERLHRKTGITPEAFPISPVIGAHIGPDAVGIARVDKLL; this is encoded by the coding sequence ATGTCTGCCCCGCTTACCGAACCACCCATACGCTGCGCCGTCGTCGCCACCTCCACCGGCTCGCTCGACGAGCTCTCCGGCCTCGACGACCTGCTCTACATCCTGCGCCTCAACATCCACATGAACGGCCTCGTCTACGCCGACGGCCTCGATCTGCACCCCGAAGCCTTCTACCAGAGCCAGACGGAAAACCCCGAAGGCGAAACCCGCACCTCGCCGCCCGCCGAAGCCGCCGTCCGCGCCCTGTTCCGCCAGATACGCGACGCGGGCTACCGCGAAATCATCGTCACCACCCTCAGCGGCCGCATCAGCGACACCGTCGACACCGTGCGCAAAGTCGCGGCGGAAACGGCGCGCGACATCCAAACCTACATCGTCGACACCGGCACCGCCTGCATCGCCGAAGGCCACTTCGCCCTCGAAGCGGTGAAGCTGCTGCGCCAGGGCTTTGCCGCCGCCGACGTGGTCGAACACCTCGAACGCCTCAAACCCGGCGCCGAAATTGTGTTCAGCGTCCACAGCCTCGCCCACCTGCGCCGACTGCCGCACCTCAACACCACGGAAAAATTCGTCGCCGGCCTGCTCGACCTCAAACCCGTGCTGCGCTTTTACGACGGACAATTCTCGCGAGTGGACATCGGCCGCAAAACGGAAAACACCCTCGACGCGTTGGTGGAAAGCGCCGCCGCAGCCCTGCGGCAGAAACCCGTCCGCCTCTACGGCCTCTACGGCGGCAACCGCGCCCTCTACGAAAACCTCGCCGAGAGGCTGCACCGCAAAACCGGTATCACGCCCGAAGCCTTCCCCATTTCCCCCGTTATCGGCGCCCACATCGGCCCCGACGCCGTCGGCATCGCCCGCGTCGACAAGCTGCTCTGA
- a CDS encoding DUF924 family protein → MTIDTQAVLDFWFSEESRPYWFAESKEFDEKIRLLFFPLWRQAAAGELSGWRKTMQGRLAEIIILDQFSRNLFRNSPQAFAQDLAALCLAQEAITRPGFASMTPDERQFVIMPFMHSESPEVHAHAVGVFKQYAPGNPLDFELKHQLVISRFGRYPHRNAVLGRESTPDEIAFLEGRRGF, encoded by the coding sequence ATGACCATCGACACACAAGCCGTATTGGATTTCTGGTTTTCCGAAGAAAGCCGCCCCTACTGGTTTGCCGAAAGCAAAGAATTCGACGAAAAAATCCGCCTCCTCTTCTTCCCCCTGTGGCGGCAGGCGGCGGCGGGCGAACTTTCGGGCTGGCGCAAAACCATGCAGGGCAGGCTGGCCGAAATCATCATTCTCGACCAGTTTTCGCGCAACCTCTTCCGCAACAGCCCGCAGGCTTTCGCGCAGGACTTGGCCGCGCTGTGCCTGGCGCAGGAAGCCATCACCCGCCCCGGCTTCGCCTCGATGACGCCCGACGAGCGCCAGTTTGTCATCATGCCCTTCATGCACAGCGAAAGCCCCGAAGTGCACGCCCATGCCGTCGGCGTCTTCAAACAATACGCCCCCGGCAACCCGCTGGATTTCGAACTCAAACACCAGCTCGTCATCAGCCGCTTCGGCCGCTATCCGCACCGCAACGCCGTGCTGGGACGCGAAAGCACGCCCGACGAAATCGCCTTTCTCGAAGGCCGACGCGGCTTTTAA
- a CDS encoding FKBP-type peptidyl-prolyl cis-trans isomerase: protein MSLIIEDIETGSGTEAEKGRRISVHYTGRLADGSKFDSSLDRGQPFEFKLGAGQVIRGWDEGFAGMKEGGKRKLTIPPEMGYGARGAGGVIPPNATLVFEVELLKVH, encoded by the coding sequence ATGAGCCTCATCATCGAAGACATCGAAACCGGCAGCGGCACCGAAGCCGAAAAAGGCCGCCGCATCAGCGTCCACTACACCGGCCGCCTCGCCGACGGCAGCAAATTCGATTCCAGCCTCGACCGCGGCCAGCCCTTCGAGTTCAAACTCGGCGCAGGTCAGGTTATCCGCGGCTGGGATGAAGGCTTCGCCGGCATGAAGGAAGGCGGAAAACGCAAGCTCACCATCCCGCCCGAAATGGGCTACGGCGCTCGCGGCGCGGGTGGCGTGATTCCGCCGAACGCCACGCTGGTATTCGAAGTAGAGCTGTTGAAAGTACACTGA
- a CDS encoding UvrD-helicase domain-containing protein — protein sequence MFPNESPSALLQNLNPEQLTAVTWPPQSALVLAGAGSGKTRVLTTRIAWLLQTNQASVHSIMAVTFTNKAAKEMQTRLGAMIPVNVRAMWLGTFHGLCHRFLRLHHRDAGLPASFQILDSGDQLSLIKRLLKSLNIAEEIIAPRSLQGFINAQKESGLRADALEAPDPHTRRMIECYAEYDKICQREGVVDFAELMLRSYEMLARNEILRTHYQNRFSHILVDEFQDTNKLQYKWLKLMAGSHAAVFAVGDDDQSIYRFRGAHVGNMTALMQEFHIDAPVKLEQNYRSVGNILAAANAVIENNGDRLGKNLRTDAEAGDKIRFFSAPSDFDEAQFVVEETKALHREGKLLRETAVLYRSNAQSRVIEQALFRSGLPYKIYGGLRFYERQEIKHALAYLRLAVNPDDDNALLRVINVPPRGIGARTIENIQTASAETGVSLWQAACAAGAKAAKVAAFVRLIENLRTQVGQMPLAEIMSGIVRDSGLIEYYQTQKGDHQDRLDNLDELVNAAIAFKPEESNFEILPDNAAADPAFPVLAFLSNAALESGENQAGEGEDAVQLMTVHAAKGLEFDTVFLTGMEEGRFPSELSLAERGGLEEERRLMYVAITRARKRLYISMAQQRMLHGQTQFGVVSRFVEEIPPQVLHFLSPPKTATFADAPQTRRSDIRASESYQPAQSYAGFRIGQNVRHAKFGTGVIIDAADKGQSARLTINFGKQGVKELDTAFAKLEAV from the coding sequence ATGTTTCCCAACGAATCCCCCTCCGCCCTGCTGCAAAACCTCAATCCCGAACAGCTCACCGCCGTAACCTGGCCGCCGCAATCCGCGCTCGTTTTGGCGGGCGCGGGCAGCGGCAAAACGCGGGTGCTCACCACGCGAATCGCCTGGCTTTTGCAGACCAACCAGGCCAGCGTGCACAGCATCATGGCGGTAACGTTTACCAACAAGGCCGCCAAAGAAATGCAGACGCGGCTGGGCGCGATGATTCCGGTAAACGTGCGCGCCATGTGGCTGGGCACGTTCCACGGCCTGTGCCACCGCTTTTTGCGCCTGCACCACCGCGACGCGGGTCTGCCCGCCTCGTTTCAGATTCTCGACAGCGGCGACCAGCTCTCGCTCATCAAACGCCTGCTCAAAAGCCTCAACATCGCCGAAGAAATCATCGCGCCGCGCTCATTGCAGGGCTTTATCAACGCGCAAAAAGAAAGCGGCCTGCGTGCCGACGCGCTCGAAGCGCCCGACCCGCACACGCGCCGCATGATCGAGTGCTACGCCGAATACGACAAAATATGCCAGCGCGAAGGTGTAGTCGATTTTGCCGAGCTGATGCTGCGAAGCTACGAAATGCTGGCGCGCAACGAAATCCTGCGTACGCACTACCAAAACCGTTTCAGCCATATTCTGGTTGACGAATTCCAAGACACCAACAAGCTGCAATACAAATGGCTCAAGCTGATGGCGGGCAGCCACGCCGCCGTGTTTGCCGTGGGCGACGACGACCAGAGCATCTACCGCTTTCGCGGCGCACACGTCGGCAACATGACCGCGCTGATGCAGGAATTTCACATCGACGCGCCAGTGAAACTCGAACAAAACTACCGCTCGGTGGGCAACATTCTTGCTGCCGCCAACGCCGTGATTGAAAACAACGGCGATCGTTTGGGCAAAAACCTGCGCACCGATGCCGAAGCGGGCGACAAAATCCGCTTTTTCTCCGCGCCCTCCGATTTTGACGAAGCGCAGTTTGTCGTTGAAGAAACCAAAGCCCTGCACCGCGAAGGCAAGCTGTTGCGCGAAACCGCCGTGCTCTACCGCAGCAATGCCCAATCGCGCGTGATCGAACAAGCCCTGTTCCGCAGCGGCCTGCCCTACAAAATCTACGGCGGCCTGCGCTTTTACGAGCGGCAGGAAATCAAACACGCCCTTGCCTACCTGCGTCTGGCGGTCAATCCCGACGACGACAACGCCCTGTTGCGCGTAATCAATGTACCGCCGCGCGGCATCGGCGCGCGCACGATTGAAAACATTCAGACGGCCTCTGCCGAAACCGGTGTGTCGCTGTGGCAGGCCGCCTGCGCCGCCGGTGCGAAAGCCGCCAAAGTGGCCGCCTTCGTGCGCCTGATCGAAAACCTGCGCACCCAAGTCGGCCAAATGCCGCTGGCCGAAATCATGTCCGGCATCGTGCGCGACAGCGGCCTTATCGAGTATTACCAAACGCAAAAAGGCGACCACCAAGACCGTTTGGACAACCTCGACGAACTGGTCAACGCCGCCATCGCGTTCAAGCCCGAAGAGAGCAATTTTGAAATCCTGCCCGACAACGCCGCCGCCGACCCGGCCTTTCCCGTGCTGGCCTTTTTGAGCAACGCCGCGCTCGAATCGGGCGAAAACCAGGCGGGCGAAGGCGAAGACGCGGTGCAGCTGATGACCGTGCACGCCGCCAAAGGCTTGGAATTTGACACCGTGTTCCTCACCGGCATGGAAGAAGGCCGCTTCCCCAGCGAACTCTCGCTGGCCGAGCGCGGCGGCCTCGAAGAAGAACGCCGTTTGATGTACGTTGCCATCACGCGCGCGCGCAAACGGCTGTATATCAGCATGGCGCAACAGCGGATGCTGCACGGCCAAACCCAATTCGGCGTGGTGTCGCGCTTTGTCGAAGAAATCCCGCCCCAAGTGCTGCACTTTCTCTCGCCGCCAAAAACCGCTACTTTCGCCGACGCGCCCCAAACGCGCCGCAGCGACATACGCGCCTCCGAAAGCTACCAACCGGCGCAAAGCTACGCGGGTTTCCGCATCGGCCAAAACGTGCGCCACGCCAAATTCGGCACAGGCGTGATTATCGACGCCGCCGACAAGGGCCAATCCGCCCGCCTGACCATCAATTTCGGCAAACAGGGCGTGAAAGAACTGGATACCGCGTTTGCCAAATTAGAGGCCGTCTGA
- a CDS encoding quinone-dependent dihydroorotate dehydrogenase encodes MYSLLRPLVFALDPEKAHHLALNALKTAACCGLLPAVERDTRPTPLMGMTLPNPVGLAAGLDKNGAYTDALFALGFGFVEVGTVTPLPQRGNPQPRLFRVPEQRAIVNRMGFNNEGIDAMIRHLEKSRRRGILGINIGKNAVTPMENAADDYLICLEKAYAHADYITVNISSPNTKNLRELQGGDELTALLAALKDKQAHLSAAHGKYVPLAVKIAPDLDEAQIADIARVVKAVEMDGIIATNTTIDKTALGSHPLAAEAGGLSGEPVREKSNRVLQLLAQHIDGKLPIIGVGGIMSGSDAAEKLRLGATAVQLYSGMVYRGTELVRECIEACR; translated from the coding sequence ATGTATTCCCTGCTCCGCCCCCTCGTGTTCGCCCTCGATCCCGAAAAAGCCCACCACCTCGCCCTCAACGCCCTGAAAACCGCCGCCTGCTGCGGCCTGCTGCCCGCCGTGGAGCGCGACACGCGCCCGACGCCGCTGATGGGCATGACCCTGCCCAACCCCGTCGGCCTCGCCGCCGGCCTCGACAAAAACGGCGCCTACACCGACGCCCTTTTCGCGCTGGGCTTCGGCTTCGTCGAAGTCGGCACCGTCACCCCCCTACCCCAGCGCGGCAACCCGCAGCCGCGCCTGTTCCGCGTGCCCGAACAGCGCGCCATCGTCAACCGCATGGGCTTCAACAACGAAGGCATCGACGCGATGATACGCCACCTGGAAAAAAGCCGCCGCCGCGGCATCCTCGGCATCAACATCGGCAAAAACGCCGTCACACCGATGGAAAACGCGGCCGACGACTATTTGATCTGCCTCGAAAAAGCCTACGCCCACGCCGACTACATCACCGTCAATATCTCCTCGCCCAACACCAAAAACCTGCGCGAGCTGCAAGGCGGAGACGAACTCACCGCCCTGCTCGCCGCCCTGAAAGACAAACAGGCACACCTCTCTGCCGCGCACGGAAAATACGTCCCCCTCGCCGTCAAAATCGCGCCCGATTTGGACGAAGCGCAGATTGCCGACATCGCCCGCGTCGTCAAAGCAGTGGAAATGGACGGCATCATTGCCACCAACACCACCATCGACAAAACCGCCCTCGGCAGCCACCCTCTTGCCGCCGAAGCGGGCGGCCTCTCGGGCGAACCAGTGCGCGAAAAAAGCAACCGCGTCCTGCAGCTTCTGGCGCAGCATATCGACGGCAAACTCCCCATAATCGGCGTGGGCGGCATCATGAGCGGCAGCGACGCCGCCGAAAAACTCCGCCTCGGCGCCACGGCTGTACAGCTGTACAGCGGCATGGTCTACCGGGGCACGGAGCTGGTGCGCGAGTGCATCGAAGCCTGCCGCTGA